The proteins below are encoded in one region of Thermodesulfobacteriota bacterium:
- a CDS encoding alginate export family protein translates to MPESTLSGSKPSCKEILVFLLTLLILCTVSAFPTRASDRDGVAEKIKEHVSGGVIILFRNELWSTFEKEGVSTERTYDFFFNRTRGFIDFTWEEFTIHLMGQGVKAFNLPKNAAFGLGPLYFSASDDETDPGHLQIVEAYLHIKDIRGFYLKGGRIGFNDGAQVLYKDDPKLSWLIQARLSERLIGNWDWPIVGRRYDGGTVGYTNNVFDLNLFGANVTFGGFDVDDGLWKDLDTVVVTGGAFTLKKDILIPDTQFQIFNYFYFDDRRPAKDLAGGNLEINTTGLSVAGAYDAGPGQVDLMLWFAFQLGNFGDFDQGAFAFIAELGYQLLELPWKPWLRAGIAYASGDGDPDDSDNGTFFNMVPTNHKWYGYTDSFAFMNLINPTFQLLLTPHEKVRLLIEGNAFFLASDEEEWVTGSGPFNNEAFGYVFRAPVPGEDIERNMGAEVGFTLSIRPVDFLSLDIGYYHLFGGKGVEVVFDKEDQLDWFYAQATVQFNLGK, encoded by the coding sequence ATGCCCGAGAGCACACTCTCCGGTTCTAAGCCGTCATGTAAAGAAATACTCGTGTTCCTCCTAACCTTACTAATCCTCTGCACCGTTTCCGCATTTCCGACCAGGGCTTCAGACCGGGATGGGGTGGCAGAGAAAATCAAGGAGCATGTCAGCGGCGGGGTAATAATTCTATTCAGGAATGAACTATGGAGCACCTTTGAAAAAGAAGGGGTTTCAACCGAGCGTACGTATGACTTTTTTTTCAACAGGACAAGGGGATTCATCGATTTTACCTGGGAAGAATTTACCATTCACCTGATGGGTCAGGGGGTTAAAGCGTTTAACCTTCCAAAAAACGCTGCGTTCGGGCTCGGCCCGTTGTACTTCAGCGCCAGCGACGACGAAACCGACCCGGGCCATCTCCAGATCGTAGAGGCCTACCTACACATTAAGGATATTCGAGGGTTTTACCTAAAGGGAGGACGTATTGGGTTTAACGACGGTGCGCAAGTGCTGTATAAAGACGATCCTAAGTTGAGCTGGCTGATTCAAGCAAGGCTCTCAGAAAGGCTAATAGGCAACTGGGATTGGCCCATTGTTGGAAGAAGATATGACGGAGGAACTGTCGGTTATACCAATAATGTATTTGACCTCAATCTCTTTGGAGCGAATGTTACCTTTGGGGGATTCGATGTTGACGACGGGCTATGGAAGGACCTGGATACGGTAGTGGTTACGGGAGGAGCCTTTACTTTGAAGAAAGATATCCTTATTCCCGACACACAGTTTCAGATTTTTAACTACTTCTATTTCGACGACCGTAGACCGGCGAAGGATCTTGCCGGCGGTAACCTTGAGATCAACACCACCGGCTTGAGCGTAGCCGGTGCCTATGATGCGGGCCCTGGGCAGGTGGACTTAATGCTTTGGTTTGCTTTTCAGCTAGGGAACTTTGGAGACTTTGACCAAGGAGCGTTCGCTTTTATTGCCGAGTTGGGGTATCAGCTTCTGGAGCTACCCTGGAAACCCTGGCTTAGGGCAGGGATCGCTTATGCCTCTGGAGACGGGGACCCGGATGATTCTGATAACGGGACATTCTTTAATATGGTGCCTACAAATCATAAATGGTATGGGTATACGGACTCCTTCGCTTTTATGAACCTGATCAATCCCACTTTTCAACTTCTCCTAACCCCTCATGAAAAAGTGAGGCTTCTGATAGAGGGAAACGCATTCTTCTTGGCCTCGGATGAGGAAGAGTGGGTCACTGGCTCCGGGCCGTTTAATAATGAAGCATTCGGATACGTGTTTCGTGCCCCTGTTCCAGGCGAAGACATAGAAAGGAACATGGGTGCGGAGGTTGGTTTTACTCTGAGCATTCGGCCGGTTGATTTCCTATCTCTGGATATAGGTTATTACCACCTCTTTGGAGGAAAAGGGGTTGAGGTGGTGTTCGATAAAGAAGACCAGCTAGATTGGTTCTATGCGCAAGCTACTGTCCAGTTTAATCTGGGGAAATAA
- a CDS encoding ammonia-forming cytochrome c nitrite reductase subunit c552, which produces MVETKTPGSKKRSFTRSLVLVIIVTAITAVGVTALLVNIMERKREAQNPFFRVVEITDDSVDPVAWGKNFPLQYDGYKRTVDQERTRFGGSEAVPKTPTDADPRSVVSQSRLEEDPRLKIMWSGYAFAVDFREERGHAYMLEDQTFTERQKVTKQPGTCLNCHASTYVAYKKAGDGDIFKGFEKINAMPYTEARELVDHPVACIDCHDPKTMALRITRPAFIEGMTALKASQGIADYDVNRDATRQEMRAFVCGQCHVEYYFKGTEKRLVYPWHKGLKVEDILTYYDEVGHKDWVHAETGAPVLKAQHPEFEMWNQGIHARNGVACADCHMPYMRVGALKISDHHVRSPLLNINNACQTCHRASEEELKDRVETIQARTFEMRNTAMDALIDLVNDIKIAKGGGASDADLEEARDYQRRAQFLLDFVEAENSMGFHADQEAVRMLGQSINFSRLGQVSLRDEAGTNRASGE; this is translated from the coding sequence ATGGTCGAGACAAAAACCCCTGGGTCAAAGAAGCGCTCTTTCACGCGTTCACTGGTGCTTGTTATAATCGTGACTGCTATTACCGCTGTGGGTGTAACCGCTCTCCTGGTAAATATCATGGAGCGTAAGCGCGAGGCCCAGAACCCTTTCTTTCGTGTAGTGGAGATAACCGATGATAGCGTAGACCCGGTGGCTTGGGGAAAGAACTTCCCCCTTCAATACGACGGTTATAAGCGGACAGTGGACCAGGAGCGCACCCGCTTTGGCGGCTCGGAAGCCGTGCCCAAAACGCCGACTGATGCTGACCCTCGTTCGGTCGTCTCCCAGTCACGGCTTGAGGAGGACCCCAGGCTCAAGATTATGTGGTCGGGCTATGCATTTGCCGTAGACTTCCGTGAAGAGAGGGGACATGCCTATATGCTCGAGGACCAGACTTTCACCGAGCGGCAAAAGGTCACCAAACAGCCCGGCACCTGTCTCAACTGTCATGCCTCGACCTATGTCGCCTACAAGAAGGCCGGCGACGGTGATATCTTTAAGGGCTTTGAAAAGATAAACGCAATGCCCTACACCGAGGCCCGGGAGCTGGTAGACCACCCGGTTGCCTGTATTGACTGCCATGACCCAAAGACCATGGCCCTACGTATCACCAGGCCGGCATTCATCGAGGGGATGACTGCACTCAAGGCTTCACAAGGGATTGCCGACTACGATGTGAACCGGGACGCAACCCGGCAGGAGATGCGCGCCTTTGTTTGCGGCCAGTGCCATGTTGAGTACTACTTCAAGGGAACCGAGAAGCGTTTGGTTTATCCCTGGCATAAGGGACTAAAGGTGGAGGATATACTTACCTACTACGATGAGGTAGGGCATAAAGACTGGGTTCATGCCGAGACCGGAGCACCCGTCCTCAAAGCTCAGCATCCGGAGTTCGAGATGTGGAACCAAGGAATACACGCCAGAAACGGAGTGGCCTGCGCCGATTGTCACATGCCCTACATGCGCGTGGGCGCCCTCAAAATCAGCGACCATCACGTGCGTAGCCCTCTTCTCAACATTAACAATGCCTGCCAGACCTGTCACAGGGCAAGCGAAGAGGAACTTAAGGACAGGGTAGAAACCATCCAGGCCCGTACATTTGAGATGCGAAACACGGCCATGGATGCCCTAATAGACCTGGTCAACGACATAAAGATAGCCAAGGGAGGCGGAGCCTCGGACGCAGACCTGGAAGAGGCAAGGGACTACCAGCGGAGGGCGCAGTTCCTTCTCGACTTCGTCGAGGCGGAGAACTCCATGGGTTTTCACGCCGACCAGGAAGCGGTTAGAATGCTGGGGCAGAGCATTAACTTCTCCCGTTTGGGCCAGGTGAGCCTACGTGATGAGGCCGGTACAAACCGGGCATCGGGGGAATGA
- a CDS encoding uracil-DNA glycosylase — protein MNSCLVLCSRCPRLVEFRQKVAQEKRNSYINQEYWGKPVPGFGDYNAELLIIGLAPGAHGSNRTGRMFTGDHSGNFLYSTLYQAGFSSKPDSENRYDGLRLKNCYITAAARCVPPGNKPTKGELGNCSYFLDVEIGFLEKIKVVVALGKIAFDAFIGNLKRQKIRIPKPQPRFQHGTIIKFDNGKILIPSYHPSRQNTQTGKLTRNMFLDIFLMAKRLLNERNL, from the coding sequence ATGAACTCATGTCTGGTGCTATGTTCCAGGTGTCCACGGCTGGTTGAATTTCGACAAAAGGTTGCACAAGAAAAGCGCAACTCATATATAAACCAGGAATACTGGGGGAAACCCGTACCCGGTTTTGGAGATTATAATGCAGAACTCTTAATAATCGGGCTTGCTCCAGGTGCCCACGGCTCCAATCGAACCGGCCGCATGTTTACAGGGGATCATTCCGGTAATTTTCTCTATAGCACCCTTTACCAAGCAGGATTTTCCAGCAAGCCGGACTCGGAAAACAGATATGATGGCTTAAGACTCAAAAACTGTTATATAACCGCCGCGGCCAGGTGTGTACCGCCGGGAAATAAACCGACGAAAGGGGAACTGGGAAACTGTTCGTACTTTCTCGACGTAGAAATCGGTTTTCTTGAGAAGATAAAAGTGGTCGTTGCCCTTGGGAAAATTGCCTTTGATGCATTCATAGGGAATCTAAAACGTCAAAAAATAAGAATTCCAAAACCGCAACCGCGGTTTCAACATGGGACAATAATTAAATTCGACAACGGTAAAATCTTAATCCCATCATATCATCCAAGCAGACAAAATACCCAAACCGGTAAACTTACAAGAAACATGTTTTTAGATATATTTCTCATGGCAAAAAGGTTATTGAATGAACGGAACTTATAA
- a CDS encoding DEAD/DEAH box helicase family protein, producing MFAQRWVKWDGSISGYSPIALPKKYGDKCLCDRSIRFKCTYCQERGYLKLTDSIIEEHLIGRRTIGIYPLLIDNSSYLVAADFDGDLWLQPVERLLKKCKEYDIPSYVERSRSGIGGHIWWFFEVNYPAYKSRKVFLHLLKETGIIGEFEREDSFDRLFPNQDYLSKKGFGNLIALPLQGQARKLGNTVFLDPENSFKPYQDQWKFLHSVKKISITKLDTLFHHFTQRKQTIGPKHDVKEIPIVIAEQIFIPKAKITKDLCHFLAENLNFLNSEFLIKQKMGLSTFGTEKYFKMISHDDRNVIIPRGFLEELLEYLGRYNIHYEIEDKRQKFEQVNYKTSFRLFDYQKLAVDAFDDKHQGVLVSPPGSGKTVMGLELIARKAQPTLILVHRREIFNQWAERISNFLQIPKKDIGQFASNKKSPKFPITIAMIQTLNKMKNLEDLSSQFGLILVDECHHIPAQMFRQVIVKFNPYYLYGLTATPKRKHNDEKLIFIYLGNIIYEVPRDYNQIGGEPSAKLEVSIRDTNFNLPFTIKNNDFPLLAKMLIFDSSRNLLIRNDVAQRVKDGYKCLVLTERREHVEVLNHYLRRDFEVIALTGDLPNRKRRDSIKQINSGNFQILLATGQLVGEGSDFHTLDCLFLVYPFAFEGKLIQYLGRIQHGDGKIKIIYDYRDKHIDFLEKLFKKRQRYYNKILKYAYPLPGVSPPMHEM from the coding sequence GTGTTTGCTCAAAGATGGGTGAAGTGGGATGGCTCGATTAGTGGATACTCACCTATTGCTTTACCCAAGAAATACGGTGACAAATGCCTTTGCGATCGATCAATAAGGTTTAAATGCACATACTGCCAGGAGCGCGGATACCTGAAGCTTACTGATTCCATTATCGAAGAGCATTTGATAGGAAGAAGAACTATCGGCATCTATCCTTTACTGATAGATAATTCTTCATACCTTGTTGCCGCAGATTTTGATGGAGATCTTTGGCTTCAGCCAGTTGAGAGATTACTTAAAAAATGTAAAGAGTATGACATCCCTAGCTATGTAGAACGGTCTCGATCGGGAATAGGCGGCCACATATGGTGGTTCTTCGAGGTGAACTATCCTGCTTATAAAAGCCGAAAAGTGTTCCTTCACCTGTTGAAAGAGACGGGAATTATAGGTGAATTTGAGAGAGAAGATAGCTTTGACAGGCTCTTTCCAAACCAAGATTACCTGAGTAAGAAAGGATTTGGGAATCTAATTGCGCTGCCTCTCCAGGGACAGGCAAGAAAATTAGGAAATACAGTTTTTCTTGACCCAGAAAATAGTTTTAAACCCTACCAGGACCAGTGGAAGTTTCTACATTCTGTGAAAAAGATATCGATAACTAAACTTGATACCCTGTTCCACCATTTTACCCAAAGGAAACAAACAATCGGCCCAAAGCATGATGTCAAAGAAATACCGATCGTCATAGCCGAGCAGATTTTTATCCCTAAAGCCAAGATTACAAAGGACTTGTGCCATTTTCTTGCAGAGAATCTTAACTTTTTGAATTCAGAGTTCCTTATCAAACAAAAGATGGGATTGTCCACATTTGGAACCGAAAAATATTTTAAGATGATTTCCCACGATGATCGAAATGTGATTATTCCACGTGGTTTTCTTGAGGAACTCCTTGAATACCTTGGAAGGTACAATATTCATTATGAGATAGAGGATAAACGACAAAAATTTGAACAAGTGAACTATAAGACCTCATTTCGCCTTTTCGATTATCAAAAATTGGCCGTAGACGCTTTTGACGACAAGCATCAAGGGGTCCTTGTTTCACCCCCCGGCTCTGGAAAGACGGTTATGGGGCTAGAGTTAATCGCACGTAAGGCTCAGCCAACTTTGATTCTCGTTCACCGGAGAGAGATTTTTAATCAATGGGCCGAACGCATAAGTAATTTTTTACAAATACCGAAAAAAGATATCGGCCAGTTTGCTTCTAACAAGAAATCACCGAAGTTCCCAATAACCATCGCCATGATACAAACCTTGAATAAAATGAAAAACCTCGAAGATCTTTCTTCACAATTCGGTCTCATATTGGTTGACGAATGCCATCATATTCCCGCACAAATGTTCCGCCAAGTGATTGTTAAGTTTAACCCTTATTATTTATATGGACTCACCGCCACCCCTAAGAGGAAGCACAATGACGAAAAGTTAATTTTTATTTATCTAGGAAATATTATTTATGAAGTACCGAGAGACTACAACCAAATCGGCGGAGAACCATCCGCCAAACTTGAGGTATCAATTCGGGATACTAATTTTAACCTTCCGTTCACGATCAAAAACAACGATTTCCCTTTGCTTGCTAAAATGTTAATATTCGACTCATCGAGAAACCTTCTCATCCGCAACGACGTTGCCCAGAGGGTCAAAGACGGCTACAAATGTCTTGTATTAACCGAGAGAAGAGAACATGTAGAAGTTTTGAATCATTATTTGAGGCGTGATTTTGAGGTAATTGCTTTAACCGGAGACTTACCGAACCGGAAAAGACGGGATAGTATAAAACAAATTAATTCGGGCAATTTTCAAATTCTCCTTGCAACCGGCCAGCTCGTAGGGGAAGGCTCCGATTTTCATACCCTTGATTGTCTATTCTTGGTTTACCCGTTTGCGTTCGAGGGCAAACTCATTCAGTATTTGGGAAGAATACAACATGGTGATGGGAAGATAAAAATAATTTACGACTACCGGGATAAGCATATTGATTTTTTAGAAAAGTTGTTTAAAAAAAGGCAGAGGTATTATAATAAAATATTGAAATATGCTTACCCGCTCCCGGGTGTTTCTCCCCCCATGCACGAAATGTAG
- the nrfH gene encoding cytochrome c nitrite reductase small subunit has protein sequence MKPDNSTQFKRQSDNRYSYPIAAIVVGMLVGVTIGIGAFTFVYARGGSYLTNDPLACANCHVMNEQYDGWVKSSHRQVAVCNDCHTPHNVLGKYTTKALNGFLHSYAFTTGDFAEPIRITERNRRITEDACRHCHHDLVLQIDHHKSASPLLCIKCHSGVGHMELASVGSVPQKDKNR, from the coding sequence ATGAAACCGGATAATTCTACACAATTCAAGAGGCAGTCCGATAACAGGTACTCTTACCCCATAGCGGCTATCGTTGTCGGAATGCTCGTAGGCGTCACCATCGGTATCGGAGCCTTCACCTTTGTCTATGCACGAGGCGGGTCGTATCTTACCAACGACCCGCTTGCCTGCGCCAACTGCCATGTCATGAACGAGCAATACGATGGCTGGGTTAAGTCAAGCCACAGACAGGTTGCCGTGTGCAATGATTGCCACACCCCCCATAATGTATTGGGCAAGTACACTACCAAGGCTCTAAACGGCTTCCTGCATTCTTACGCTTTTACCACTGGTGACTTTGCCGAGCCTATCCGTATCACCGAGCGGAACCGTCGCATCACCGAAGATGCCTGCCGCCACTGCCACCACGACCTGGTTTTGCAAATAGACCATCATAAATCAGCATCACCCCTGCTCTGCATTAAGTGCCACTCCGGTGTAGGGCACATGGAGTTAGCCAGCGTCGGGAGCGTTCCTCAGAAGGATAAAAATCGGTGA